The following proteins are co-located in the Gemmatimonas sp. genome:
- a CDS encoding SRPBCC domain-containing protein, with protein sequence MHTLTITRASPRSAATLYRAWTTGWASWFAEGDTAQIRAEVGAPFFFEVAQRFTDGREPVRHPHYGRFLRLVPDALVSLTWVTGAGGTGGAETTVTVHLDAIAGDYTQVTLTHAGFTTAEARDAHDAAWPMILAHQDSALADVAPASAAAPLRNRSIPDTTFIPVRSYPDLEAAVAWLRDVLGARERLRIPGHRVQLSVGDGAMVVAAWDAAAVPATGGRPPAVLMVRVPDVHAAYARAIALGATGLTPPADHPYGERQASVRDPAGHAWMLTQTIADVDPASWGGELVE encoded by the coding sequence ATGCACACCCTGACCATTACCCGCGCGTCACCACGATCCGCCGCCACGCTCTATCGCGCGTGGACCACCGGCTGGGCCTCGTGGTTTGCCGAGGGCGACACCGCGCAGATCCGAGCCGAGGTCGGCGCGCCGTTCTTCTTCGAAGTCGCGCAGCGATTTACCGACGGGCGCGAACCCGTGCGGCATCCGCACTATGGTCGCTTTCTCCGACTCGTGCCCGACGCGCTGGTGTCACTCACCTGGGTGACCGGCGCCGGCGGGACTGGCGGCGCCGAGACCACGGTCACGGTGCACCTCGACGCGATCGCTGGTGACTATACGCAGGTCACGCTCACGCACGCCGGGTTCACAACCGCCGAAGCCCGCGACGCGCACGACGCGGCATGGCCGATGATTCTCGCCCATCAGGACTCGGCGCTCGCCGATGTCGCACCCGCGTCGGCGGCGGCGCCGCTCCGTAATCGCTCCATCCCCGACACCACGTTTATTCCCGTGCGAAGCTACCCCGACCTCGAGGCCGCCGTGGCATGGCTGCGCGACGTGCTCGGCGCCCGCGAGCGGCTTCGCATTCCCGGGCATCGCGTGCAGCTCTCGGTCGGCGACGGCGCCATGGTCGTAGCGGCATGGGACGCGGCCGCCGTACCGGCCACCGGTGGACGCCCGCCGGCGGTGCTCATGGTGCGCGTACCCGACGTGCACGCCGCCTACGCTCGCGCCATCGCGCTCGGCGCGACCGGCCTCACCCCACCAGCCGATCACCCGTACGGCGAGCGGCAGGCCTCGGTACGCGACCCCGCTGGACATGCCTGGATGCTCACGCAAACCATCGCCGACGTCGATCCGGCCAGCTGGGGCGGCGAACTCGTGGAGTGA
- a CDS encoding PEP-CTERM sorting domain-containing protein, producing the protein MIGALASLSSSKVGAQVVLTSVTTMSLGANKQPNGAYTDAQGSGSCCANTYITRGTNPTTDAFLYTGNDAGSLFPAGITLSTGLNTFYLWGSTGLVGTPNYAVALFTGSSALTVSSYWDATTNTNSGVGMKVYGDPNPFGPQLDGVGLSAILGNFQLTITDWRPEVVTRNVSIQNFGVGALTTPVANNVGRLVLNVVDLTTGTPPVSTVPEPSTYLLMACGLVSLGVMSRRRRASAT; encoded by the coding sequence ATGATCGGTGCTTTGGCATCTCTGAGCAGCTCGAAGGTCGGTGCGCAGGTTGTGCTGACGAGCGTCACGACCATGAGCTTGGGCGCTAATAAGCAGCCGAACGGAGCGTATACCGATGCCCAGGGATCTGGTTCATGCTGTGCGAACACATACATCACGCGCGGAACGAATCCGACCACCGATGCCTTCCTGTACACCGGAAACGATGCCGGCTCGTTGTTTCCTGCAGGCATCACGCTCTCCACCGGTCTCAACACGTTCTACTTATGGGGCAGTACGGGGCTCGTCGGAACCCCCAACTACGCCGTGGCACTCTTCACCGGAAGCAGCGCGCTCACCGTGTCATCGTACTGGGACGCCACGACGAATACGAACAGTGGCGTCGGCATGAAAGTATACGGTGATCCGAACCCGTTCGGTCCGCAGCTCGATGGCGTTGGACTCTCCGCCATTCTGGGGAACTTCCAGCTCACGATCACCGACTGGCGTCCCGAAGTGGTCACGCGCAACGTCTCGATCCAAAATTTCGGCGTGGGCGCTCTTACAACGCCCGTGGCGAACAATGTTGGACGCTTGGTGCTGAACGTGGTTGATCTGACGACGGGCACTCCGCCTGTGTCGACCGTTCCCGAGCCATCGACCTACCTGCTGATGGCGTGTGGTCTCGTGTCCCTGGGTGTGATGTCACGCCGCCGCCGCGCTTCCGCGACGTAG
- a CDS encoding PIN domain-containing protein has product MTAPVFVDTNVLVYALDAAAGDKHHQARAWMLSLWQSGRGRVSTQVLQEFYVTVTRQLTPGLPREAAQIEARSLYSWAPIEITTAVLDRAWHIESRFQLSWWDALIVAAAQSAQCELLLTEDLQHGQLFDGVQVVNPFRTAPESA; this is encoded by the coding sequence ATGACCGCACCGGTCTTCGTTGATACGAACGTGCTGGTATACGCCCTCGACGCGGCGGCCGGCGACAAACACCACCAGGCCCGCGCCTGGATGCTTTCACTCTGGCAGTCGGGGCGAGGGCGCGTCAGTACACAGGTGCTGCAGGAGTTCTACGTCACGGTCACCCGCCAGCTCACCCCCGGTCTCCCGCGCGAGGCGGCGCAGATCGAGGCACGTTCGCTGTATTCGTGGGCGCCAATCGAAATCACCACGGCGGTGCTCGATCGCGCATGGCACATCGAATCACGCTTTCAGCTCTCGTGGTGGGACGCATTGATCGTGGCGGCCGCGCAGTCAGCGCAATGCGAGCTGCTGCTCACCGAGGATCTGCAACACGGGCAGCTGTTCGACGGCGTACAAGTCGTCAATCCATTCCGGACAGCACCAGAATCGGCGTAG
- a CDS encoding 1,4-dihydroxy-6-naphthoate synthase, whose product MRELTFGYSPCPNDTFAFHALTFGLVDTPVHITPVLLDIEELNRRAHHGEFDLTKLSVGAFAAVGDRYQLLRSGAALGHGVGPLVVARTPMSLEQAVSGRVAIPGRETTAYRLLRLAAPQLEEVVEMRYDRILHAVSSGEVRAGLIIHESRFTYAEHGLHQAIDLGDWWERETHLPVPLAGICARADIDAATTTEVEHAIRASVQYAFDHPDASRDYVRANAQEMSDAVCAQHIALYVNEHSLDIGDDGMRAITRLVSDAR is encoded by the coding sequence ATGCGTGAGCTGACCTTCGGCTACTCGCCCTGCCCCAACGATACATTCGCGTTTCATGCGCTCACGTTCGGACTGGTCGACACGCCGGTGCACATCACGCCGGTGCTGCTCGACATCGAGGAGCTGAACCGACGCGCCCACCACGGCGAGTTCGATCTCACCAAACTCAGTGTCGGTGCCTTCGCCGCCGTCGGCGACCGCTACCAGTTGCTGCGCAGCGGTGCTGCGCTCGGACATGGGGTCGGTCCGCTGGTGGTCGCCCGTACACCGATGTCGTTGGAACAGGCGGTGAGCGGGCGCGTCGCAATCCCCGGCCGCGAAACCACCGCCTATCGACTGCTGCGTCTGGCCGCGCCGCAGCTCGAGGAGGTGGTCGAGATGCGCTACGATCGTATTTTGCACGCCGTGAGCAGTGGCGAGGTGCGGGCGGGACTCATCATTCACGAGAGCCGGTTCACGTACGCCGAGCACGGGCTGCACCAGGCGATTGATCTGGGCGATTGGTGGGAGCGCGAGACGCATCTCCCCGTGCCCCTCGCCGGCATCTGTGCGCGTGCCGACATCGACGCGGCAACGACGACCGAAGTGGAACACGCCATTCGCGCGTCGGTGCAGTATGCGTTTGACCATCCCGACGCGAGTCGTGACTACGTGCGCGCCAATGCGCAGGAAATGTCAGACGCCGTGTGCGCGCAGCACATCGCGCTATATGTGAACGAGCATAGCCTCGACATCGGCGACGACGGCATGCGCGCGATCACGCGGCTGGTGTCCGACGCGCGCTGA
- a CDS encoding DUF3253 domain-containing protein: MTNDAMVDMITQLLDAREADASICPSEVARALAPAHWRDLMPQIRAVAAELALAGALRITQGSVEIAPAAVLAGLTRGPLRLRRAT; the protein is encoded by the coding sequence ATGACGAACGACGCGATGGTCGACATGATCACGCAGCTGCTTGATGCGCGCGAGGCCGATGCCTCCATCTGCCCCAGCGAAGTCGCGCGCGCATTGGCACCGGCGCACTGGCGTGACCTCATGCCACAGATTCGCGCGGTCGCCGCCGAGCTGGCACTCGCGGGCGCACTGCGCATTACGCAAGGATCGGTGGAGATTGCACCAGCAGCGGTGTTGGCGGGCCTCACGCGAGGCCCGCTCCGGCTGCGCCGCGCGACCTAA
- a CDS encoding tRNA (cytidine(34)-2'-O)-methyltransferase, with the protein MSIHVVLVHPEIHWNTGNAGRTCLATGATLHLIEPLGFSLDEAQVKRAGLDYWEHVDVRVWPSWEAFEAELPRLGQPYFFSTKATQLFWDAPLAPVEGTVLVFGRETGGLPAELHERYADHFVALPMMSAQVRSLNLSTSVAIAVYEVLRQQR; encoded by the coding sequence ATGAGCATACACGTGGTGCTGGTGCATCCCGAAATCCACTGGAATACCGGCAACGCCGGACGCACTTGTCTGGCGACCGGCGCCACATTGCATCTGATCGAGCCGCTGGGATTCTCGCTCGATGAGGCGCAGGTGAAGCGCGCGGGGCTCGACTACTGGGAGCACGTCGATGTGCGCGTGTGGCCGAGTTGGGAGGCGTTCGAAGCGGAGCTGCCGCGGCTGGGGCAGCCGTACTTCTTCTCGACGAAGGCGACGCAGCTGTTCTGGGATGCGCCCTTGGCGCCGGTCGAGGGGACAGTGCTGGTGTTCGGTCGCGAAACCGGCGGATTGCCGGCGGAACTGCATGAGCGCTATGCCGATCACTTCGTGGCTTTGCCAATGATGTCCGCGCAGGTGCGGTCGCTCAACTTGTCGACGTCGGTGGCGATCGCGGTGTACGAGGTGCTGCGACAGCAGCGGTAG
- a CDS encoding protein kinase, with the protein MTASLPLPLRSALADRYRLERELGAGGMATVYLAFDFKHDRKVAIKVLKPELAAVLGAERFIVEIKTTAALQHPHILPLFDSGSTGGFLYYVMPYIEGETIRERLNRETQFGVEDAVRLVREVADALDYAHRHGVIHRDIKPENILLHDGRAMVMDFGIALAVSAAAGGRLTETGLSVGTPHYMSPEQATAEKVISGRSDVYSLATVLYEMLTGHPPYTGASAQQIIMKIITEPAEPVTKYRKSVPVNVASALATALEKLPADRFASARVFADALATSGYVGSAPRPIERAFDAGTGRSRGSLVALALTAVVVSALTWTAAVVLWKPRGSSVVTPVARYEVIRPGGKGGEFGSLAVSPDGARLIITGRGSADAAERLFLRARDQLEVRELPGTDGGYNPSFSPDGRKIVFMSGTLLKVADLSGGPVTIVADTGVGVPGVSWGYDGYIYLDVRSIGPLVRVPEGGGAMQAVSTLDAGTKELQHVWPDALPNGRGVIMTINRGGPGQGAAEGDAIAVLDLKTGKHRELMRGVFARYATSGHLLVVTRDGTLLGVQFDQDKLEMRGAPVTLAEGVFVASNGTGLVNLSISHTGTLWYTLGAGGAGREVGWSTRTGIFTPVEPAIVGDVLDASLSHDGTQLAYILAGDDSRDVWLARVGSRDRARLTFDRSYQGLSWHPNGNSLLVSRPPGELYTLDTDARSGPVPIPGHLTSVQDARWTPDGARLLFASQGGQNNDLLAITPGAGARLDTLVATAAGERSPSVSPDGRWLLYQARAGASTDVQVRGYPNTRGALHQVSTAGGTYPKWSRDGREIFYRGRGDSLVAVPVLPGPAFSLGNERALFSLQGVSTWDVGPDSRRFLLVRARDVGTSERLIVVENFHEELKARVKP; encoded by the coding sequence GTGACGGCCAGCCTTCCGCTGCCACTACGGTCGGCGCTGGCCGACCGCTACCGCCTCGAGCGCGAGCTCGGTGCGGGAGGCATGGCGACGGTGTATCTCGCGTTCGATTTCAAGCACGATCGCAAGGTCGCGATCAAGGTCTTGAAGCCGGAGCTCGCGGCGGTGCTCGGCGCCGAGCGCTTCATCGTTGAGATCAAGACCACGGCGGCGTTGCAGCATCCGCACATCCTGCCGCTGTTCGACAGCGGCAGTACCGGCGGCTTCCTCTACTACGTCATGCCGTACATCGAAGGCGAGACGATCCGCGAGCGGCTGAATCGGGAGACGCAGTTCGGCGTGGAGGACGCGGTACGCCTGGTGCGGGAAGTGGCGGATGCATTGGACTACGCGCATCGCCACGGTGTCATTCACCGTGATATCAAGCCGGAGAACATCCTGCTTCACGACGGCCGGGCGATGGTCATGGACTTCGGCATCGCGTTGGCGGTGAGCGCCGCGGCCGGCGGTCGCTTGACGGAAACAGGATTGTCAGTTGGCACGCCGCACTACATGAGTCCCGAGCAGGCGACAGCGGAAAAGGTGATCAGCGGTCGGTCCGATGTGTATTCGCTGGCGACGGTGCTGTATGAAATGCTCACCGGCCATCCGCCGTACACTGGCGCGAGCGCGCAGCAGATCATCATGAAGATCATCACCGAGCCCGCCGAGCCGGTCACGAAGTATCGCAAGTCGGTGCCGGTGAACGTGGCCTCGGCACTGGCAACGGCACTCGAAAAGCTGCCGGCCGATCGATTCGCGAGTGCCCGTGTCTTTGCCGATGCCCTCGCGACCTCCGGTTACGTGGGCTCGGCGCCGCGGCCGATCGAGCGCGCGTTCGACGCAGGCACGGGGCGCTCCAGGGGCTCGCTCGTGGCGCTCGCGCTGACCGCCGTCGTGGTGAGCGCGCTGACGTGGACCGCGGCCGTCGTGCTCTGGAAGCCACGGGGCAGCTCCGTCGTCACCCCGGTGGCGCGGTACGAGGTGATCCGCCCTGGGGGCAAGGGGGGCGAGTTCGGAAGTCTGGCCGTGTCGCCGGATGGCGCTCGCTTGATCATCACGGGGCGAGGCAGCGCTGATGCGGCCGAACGCCTGTTCCTTCGCGCGCGCGACCAACTGGAGGTGCGAGAGCTGCCGGGCACGGACGGCGGATACAATCCGTCGTTTTCTCCCGATGGCCGCAAGATCGTGTTCATGTCAGGCACGCTGCTGAAGGTCGCCGACCTGTCTGGTGGTCCGGTCACCATCGTGGCCGACACTGGCGTCGGCGTGCCCGGAGTCTCGTGGGGATACGACGGCTACATCTACCTCGACGTGCGCAGCATCGGACCTCTGGTCAGAGTTCCGGAGGGCGGCGGGGCGATGCAGGCGGTCTCCACGCTCGATGCCGGCACCAAGGAGTTGCAGCACGTATGGCCGGACGCGTTGCCCAACGGACGCGGTGTCATCATGACGATCAATCGCGGTGGTCCGGGGCAGGGTGCGGCGGAGGGCGATGCAATCGCGGTGCTCGATCTGAAAACGGGCAAGCACCGTGAACTGATGCGCGGCGTCTTCGCACGATACGCCACGAGCGGACATCTGCTCGTCGTCACGCGCGATGGCACCCTGCTCGGCGTACAGTTCGATCAGGACAAGCTGGAGATGCGCGGGGCGCCGGTCACGCTGGCGGAGGGCGTTTTCGTGGCCTCCAATGGCACGGGTCTCGTCAACCTTTCCATTTCGCACACCGGCACACTGTGGTACACCCTTGGCGCGGGCGGGGCGGGACGCGAGGTGGGATGGAGCACCCGGACCGGTATCTTCACGCCAGTCGAACCGGCCATCGTCGGCGACGTGCTGGACGCGTCGCTTTCCCACGACGGAACGCAGCTCGCGTATATCCTCGCCGGTGACGATAGCCGCGACGTGTGGCTGGCTCGCGTGGGAAGTCGCGACCGGGCGCGCCTCACGTTCGACCGCTCGTATCAAGGGCTCAGCTGGCATCCGAATGGCAACAGCCTGCTCGTGAGTCGACCGCCGGGCGAGTTGTACACGCTGGACACCGACGCCCGCTCCGGCCCGGTGCCGATCCCCGGCCACCTGACCAGCGTGCAGGACGCCCGTTGGACTCCCGATGGCGCACGTCTCCTCTTCGCCAGTCAGGGCGGGCAGAACAACGACCTGCTGGCGATCACGCCGGGAGCGGGTGCCCGCCTGGATACGCTGGTGGCGACCGCTGCCGGTGAACGAAGCCCCTCGGTGTCCCCAGACGGACGATGGCTGCTCTATCAGGCGAGAGCTGGAGCAAGCACCGACGTTCAGGTGCGGGGGTACCCGAACACCCGGGGAGCGTTGCATCAGGTGTCGACCGCTGGCGGGACATACCCAAAATGGTCGCGCGACGGCCGCGAGATTTTCTATCGAGGCCGCGGGGATTCGCTGGTGGCGGTCCCAGTACTCCCCGGCCCGGCGTTCTCATTGGGGAACGAGCGCGCGCTCTTCTCGCTGCAGGGTGTGAGCACGTGGGATGTCGGCCCGGACAGCCGGCGGTTTCTGCTCGTGCGCGCTCGGGACGTCGGCACCTCCGAACGGTTGATCGTCGTGGAGAACTTTCATGAAGAGTTGAAGGCGCGCGTGAAACCGTGA
- a CDS encoding amidase, whose product MTDSLSRRTFTQLLGAAAVTGALPDALSANTPAMAVLDSTPADELTSLSATELAARIRRKNVSAREVLEAHLARIERVNPTVNAIVTLVPEQARAWAKAADERQARGAPLGPLHGLPVAHKDLVDTAGIRTTKGSLLYKDNVPTTDALIVQRIRAAGAITIGKTNTPEFGAGSNTFNAVFGATRNAFNLQKTVGGSSGGAACALNCNLLPIADGSDTGGSLRNPGAWNNIVGFRPSPGRVPDDDGSWSPLSTSGPMARSVEDVALFLSAIAGVHAPDPTSLADDPAIFRRPLAASMKGKRIAWFTNMGGLPFEPEITRVLNANRQAFLDMGCIVEDAEPDFNGVDDAFPTLRHLTYHTSYAKLSRDNPTLFKDTVKWEIAEAERQGAVDVAKANARQAQMYRHVSQFFAKYDAYVCPVTQVEPFDITTEYPTTVAGIAMPTYIDWMRSAWYVTFMQCPAISVPAGFSANGLPVGAQIVGKPRGDWALLQLAHAFEQATGHGQRRPVL is encoded by the coding sequence ATGACCGATTCCCTCTCCCGACGCACCTTCACGCAACTCCTCGGTGCCGCCGCCGTGACCGGCGCGCTCCCGGACGCGCTCTCCGCGAACACCCCCGCCATGGCCGTGCTCGATAGCACCCCCGCCGACGAGCTCACGTCGCTCTCCGCTACCGAACTCGCGGCGCGCATTCGCCGGAAGAACGTGTCGGCCCGCGAAGTGCTCGAGGCGCACCTCGCGCGCATCGAGCGCGTGAACCCGACGGTCAATGCCATCGTCACGCTGGTACCGGAGCAGGCGCGGGCATGGGCGAAAGCGGCCGATGAGCGTCAGGCGCGCGGTGCGCCGCTTGGGCCGCTGCACGGATTGCCAGTCGCACACAAGGATCTCGTCGATACGGCAGGTATCCGCACCACCAAGGGCTCCCTGTTGTACAAGGACAACGTGCCGACGACCGATGCGCTGATTGTGCAGCGCATCCGCGCCGCCGGCGCGATCACGATCGGCAAGACCAACACGCCGGAGTTCGGCGCCGGCTCGAACACCTTTAACGCGGTATTCGGCGCCACGCGCAACGCGTTCAACCTACAGAAGACCGTGGGCGGCTCGAGTGGTGGCGCGGCCTGCGCGCTCAACTGCAACCTGCTACCGATCGCCGATGGCAGCGACACTGGTGGCTCGCTGCGCAATCCGGGGGCGTGGAACAACATCGTCGGCTTTCGTCCGTCGCCGGGACGCGTGCCCGATGACGACGGCTCGTGGTCGCCGCTTAGCACCAGCGGTCCGATGGCACGTTCTGTAGAAGACGTGGCGCTCTTTCTCAGCGCCATCGCCGGTGTGCACGCGCCCGATCCCACGTCGCTCGCCGATGACCCGGCCATTTTCCGCCGACCGCTGGCCGCGAGCATGAAAGGCAAGCGCATTGCGTGGTTCACGAACATGGGCGGCTTGCCGTTCGAGCCGGAAATCACGCGCGTGCTGAACGCCAACCGACAAGCGTTCCTCGACATGGGCTGCATCGTGGAAGACGCCGAGCCCGATTTCAACGGCGTCGACGACGCGTTCCCGACCCTGCGGCATCTCACCTACCACACCAGCTATGCGAAGCTGTCGCGCGACAACCCCACACTGTTCAAGGACACCGTGAAGTGGGAGATCGCTGAAGCCGAACGACAGGGCGCCGTGGATGTCGCCAAGGCCAACGCGCGGCAGGCGCAGATGTACCGGCACGTGTCGCAATTCTTCGCGAAGTACGACGCGTACGTCTGTCCCGTCACGCAGGTGGAGCCGTTCGACATCACCACCGAGTATCCCACCACGGTGGCCGGTATCGCGATGCCGACCTACATCGACTGGATGCGCAGCGCGTGGTACGTGACCTTCATGCAGTGCCCCGCCATCAGCGTGCCCGCCGGCTTCAGCGCCAACGGACTTCCCGTCGGCGCGCAGATCGTGGGGAAGCCGCGCGGCGACTGGGCGTTGTTGCAGTTGGCGCACGCCTTCGAGCAGGCCACGGGGCACGGCCAGCGGCGGCCGGTGCTCTGA